In bacterium, the genomic stretch GGTGCACAGCATCTCCCCCGAACCGCTGCCGAGGTCGAGCACTCGGGTCCCCGTTTCCAGACGCAGCGCCGCGCCGAGAGTGGCGAGCTTTTCGGGTGTGAACGGGTTATGGATGCGGTGAGCACTTTCGGTGATGTTGAATATCCGTGGAATGTCCATTTCGGGAAATCTCCTTATGGGTGTGAATAGATTCGGTCACGGCCTAACGTCCAGAGCTCAGGCACGCGGGGCTGATGACGTAGTCCGCGCTTACGGAACTGGATGCGCCATCCCGCGTTGCCTGCAGCGATTTGTCAGGCTTTTTCATTTGGGCGTGATCTTTATCTCCACCAACTTCTTGATCGTTGAAATGTCACCCGGTGAGTTCACCGAAAAACGAATCCCTCGACCTTCGACATACGGTCTCGCTTCCGAAAACATCTTCTTAATCGCAGCGGGAAGCGAACTGGCCATAGCAAGGCTGTAGGCACGCTCACCAAGAACAATCGCCACACAAATCTTCTCCTGCTCGGGTATCAGATAAAGCAGAGTTCTCTTCTTGTACTGAAGCAGGCACATGCGACCAAACTCGGTTTTGGAGGGCTTCCACTCGGTATTGAGTGGTGAAACCATGTCTTCGACAACATGGACAATGCCAGACCATAAAGAGTCGGCAGAACCGAGAACTGCCTTCAATTCGGCGTCAGTCGGAGATTTAACATTTGTGGACATAAGAGACCTAACAAGTAATTCTGTAGTTTTCTGCAAAATATCATTTTTTTTTATTGAATAGCAAGGGGGAATATACTATCCCCCAAAAGCTAACTATATAACACCCTGAATAAGAGTAATATAAGAGAGTTGGATATCATCCGATACTTGACATACCCTCACAATTAAAACGAATATGCCCGATTGTTGAAGCAACGTAATTTTCCACCAAATTGCTACAATCAATGCCTGAGATGGCTTTGTTTCAATTTTGATTTTCATCAAATATCATCATGGTCCTGCCGGAATACAAGTATCAGTTAGCGTTGCTCCATCAGTTCAGGGAGTATGAGCAGGCAGTTCAGGTGATACCTTGAGGCAGGTGGGTGAAGATAATATCCTGATGCCACAAATAACGGCCGGAGTATGCCGTTTCGTTGATTTATTGGTTGGAGGGATATTTTGCGGTTTTTGGCCGGGCATTTTCCAGCATGAATTCCAGGATGGCTTTGGCATCCTTATATTGCGTGGAGTGTTCCATTTCCTCCCGGTAAATGAGCATGACTTTACCGCCGTTTGCTTTAAGCGCCTGCGCCAGCCTCAGAACGCTCTCCGGCGGCACCACGGTATCTTTGCCGGACACTGTTAAACCGACCGGCATCGTCAGTTTTGACGGCCAGAACTCAGCGCTGCGCTTTTTATATTCGAGAGGAATGTCTGTTTTGTATCCTCCAAATGACTCCTGGATGGCATCCTGAAAGTTCTCATACTCCAAAAAGTTGGCCATGCCGTTCATCGAGGCCACGCCGTCAATCAATTCAGGATGCAGCACAACAAAAGTTAAACTCGATGCCCCACCCATTGATGCGCCGCACAGGAACACCCGCG encodes the following:
- a CDS encoding SAM-dependent methyltransferase, with amino-acid sequence MDIPRIFNITESAHRIHNPFTPEKLATLGAALRLETGTRVLDLGSGSGEMLCT
- a CDS encoding prolyl oligopeptidase family serine peptidase, yielding MKKTFGIAVTMVFLLWASRIFCGIPDQATIQDVSFKAQCDDTEQKYVLLFPQAFTSTTPHDVLIALHGHGSDRWQFIRDGRDECRAARDFAAEYEMLYVSPDYRASTSWMGPKAETDVVQIITELKQTYCVSRVFLCGASMGGASSLTFVVLHPELIDGVASMNGMANFLEYENFQDAIQESFGGYKTDIPLEYKKRSAEFWPSKLTMPVGLTVSGKDTVVPPESVLRLAQALKANGGKVMLIYREEMEHSTQYKDAKAILEFMLENARPKTAKYPSNQ
- a CDS encoding DUF3788 family protein, whose product is MSTNVKSPTDAELKAVLGSADSLWSGIVHVVEDMVSPLNTEWKPSKTEFGRMCLLQYKKRTLLYLIPEQEKICVAIVLGERAYSLAMASSLPAAIKKMFSEARPYVEGRGIRFSVNSPGDISTIKKLVEIKITPK